In Lolium rigidum isolate FL_2022 chromosome 7, APGP_CSIRO_Lrig_0.1, whole genome shotgun sequence, the DNA window tccaacaacaaaaaataaaaggtATTTGCAATTTGTGCATTTTCATATTGTTTAATTCATTTCTATACTACTTACTATAATTTTTATTGTTCTAACACAAGAAACATGAGCCTCAAGTAGGTGTGGAGAAAGACGACGTTGATAAAGGAACCAATACGGGGCTTCAAGAGTGCATTGCGATCATCAACTACATGTAGCTATTGACAGATCCCTCTTGTGGTGTTTATGATGAAGATCTGTTCTAGCATGTATAAGTTTGGTAGTTAGTATTTTGGACATGGTTGCGTTTAATTTTGGACAGGGTTAACTATAGTATTTTGGTTTTTGGGGCTAACTATAGTCTTTTGGGCctaagtgtacaagtagattggccTCCTTTATGTATTTGAAGGATTATGTAAGAACATCCGGTTGCAAAAATTAATTGTAAAGTGCTACAAAGTCTGTTTAATTTGTTGTTCTACCTCAGAAAATAGTCTGCTTGTTGTTTAGTTCATCCTGTTCACTTCTTAATCTATTGTATAACGTATGCATCACGCTTCTGCAAATACATGGGTTAAATTCTTCTATTTACAGTTCAATTTCCAGTACAAATTTCGTGGCTTTTGAAATTATATGAATCTGCAGTTAACTGAACAGTTTCCTGCCTTCTATTCAGGTTTTGAGGAGGCCGTTGGAGGGGGGAAAGGAGGAGGTTGGAGGGGGCGTCGGAGGGGACAAAGGAGGAGGTTGTAACGGGCGGAAGCTGCCGGATGGGAGTCGGACGGGGAAGCCGGAGGTGAGCTACCGTCGCCCGTCAAGGTGGGCAGCCGGCGGTGCCGCGGTGGGCGCCCGTCGAGCCCACCGAAGCTCACAGCCGGAGGTGGGCTCCTCTCGCATGCTGAATGAGGAGGCCGCTAGAGCTCTCGTCCTGTATTGCGGCGCGGCGACGGGAACTGCAGCGCCGGCGTCGGTGTGGCCGCGATGGGAGGGAGTTTGCTCACGCGCGTGAAGAAGAAGTTTGGTCCGTGCCTGGTTTGGATCGCATGTTTCTGGTCAACCACCTGGGATTTGGCTTGGTTTGTTGCTGGCCGTTAGATCTTAAGGCAGGGTAGATGTGAGGGGGCAAGGCAAGCTGTGCCTTGTGACTAGCAAGGCACTTGATCTCTGTCCGGGAGCCCCTATCACCGGCTCCAATGGGAGTAGCGCACGCATTGAGCGCCTCCCTTGTGGGCCGCTCCCGAGAAAGGCCCAATGACAGGTATTGTTTCTTTTTCTCAAATTCGAACATTTCCAACTTTTTGCAGATTTTAAATCTAGGGAAATTTTAAAGCTAAACagtttttaaaattcaaacattttttaatttgaaaaaaatATGAGCAACTTTTAAATTTGTAAAAATCTAAATTTGAACATTGTTAAATTAAACTTAATAAACCAGCTGAAAAAcccgaatatataaaatttgtgttTAACCTGGAAAACCCTGACTAGAACCATCTAGAGTGTTCCTAAAACCGGAACAAACCGAGATAGTACACCGGCTCGGTGTTGCTTCTGCGTGCAACAGGCCGCGGGTGCAAGTTGTTTGCTCCCGAGCGATTCACGCTGATGGGCGATGAATAGGGTTTGCAATATTTACGAACTCAGGAACCGGTACGTGAGAGACAACCCAGGCGGCGGAAAAAagacaaacccatctagggttccgtccttCTCGCCGGCGATACCGCCGGTCCGTTCCGCCTccagtggccttggggccttggaggtgtggcggaccacggttcctcgccggcggggagtttccgttcataatttagtttgctttttcggtctcttttttgggatggtgaggcggcggctacatcctgaagtcagaataaagtcctccccgtcctatcctcgctccggtggtgcatctagcgctgacggagggcgggcgtgtggagttgtgtgcccgtcggatctcctgggatctGGTCGGTTTTCGCGTTTGTTGGTGTAgtttcatgtcagtctcttcTGATCTAcgattgtcatcattggcgatggttgctgctctggtgcgctggtcctttgggaccttagtacgacgacttcccgtctgtctattacaacaagctctactacgacaagctttaccTGACTCcagcgatggaggggcgaggttTGTCATGGATAATTTTTAGTTCTGTTGCGATATATATATGCAAGAATTCGTCATCACAGTTGAATCAAAACAATTAAATTTGTGATCATTGGATTCAAATGATTAGGATAACACGTATTCCTTACCCTTCGAGTCATACAAGATGGTGACAAAAAAAGATAAGTGTTAACACAAATTGTTGTTTATGTGACATATATTTTTCTGTCCCGATGCAATGCACGGGTATTTTTCCTAGTATACATAATGCCAAGAAGCAAAAAAATTTTTTGCCAAAGAATAACTACAAATATGGCCAGGAATAATGCACGCTACCACACGTGCATGTGCATCTTTGCCGGACAGgtccttaatttttttttttaggcaaACCAGCTCATTCATTTGGAACTAGCTTGACAATACTTAATTTTGGAATCAGGGTTATAGGCTCATAGCTAGGTAGATACATATAATCTCAGGCATGTGAGAGTACGAGCCAATGGTCCGATTAGATGTCCTGACAAAGATGGTACAACAGATCGAGTTGTTAATATAATCAAGCAAAGCCATCGATTGAACTTTTTTATTGAACAGGGCGACAAGATACTTCTAACAGGAATATGTATGTTATTTTATGACAAAATGAGAGTGTTACAGAGTGCTACCCTAGAGATATAATCTAGATTTTTCCAGCATTGTGTCAATCTCTACATGCACAAGGCAGCGACTTCGACCTAATAAAATCACGATCATGATAGATTCAGAAAATCTGAACAAAAAACACGCACACACACATTTTAAGTCGTGAGGGAATTTTTTTAGCAAGGTGTGACTTACTCAAACACTAAAATTAATAAATATACCATCTCTTTTACACGACTGATCGCTGCCTACTAGAGAGACGCTTGGTAGAGGTGTTCTGCCATAAGCCACAGGATGGTGGTCATCTCTCCACCACTGTTGAGCTTCTGGGCATGGGAATTCCTGCTGCACTTGTTGCCCGCGTAGACGAGAATGTCCATCCACACCTCAAGCACAAGGTCCAAGGTATCGGGCATGCCACCTCTCTCCTTCTCCAGCAGCTCCTTGGCTAGTCGTGCCGCGTGAATGAGACGAGGGGCGGTGTGGCTGAACTCGTGATTCTCGTACTCATTGTACAGGATGTTTGCGAGCTCCTCTCTCTCGTCAACTCTGGAGGTTTTGGAGTTTGGTGGGTCGCGCAGGCGGAATAGATTCCTCACCATACCATTGCGAAGATCGTACTTAGAATTAAGTGATCGCATGGCGACCAGTTTCTCGCATATCCgttggtagatcctcttctgggGCTGGCCTGGCAGCATGTACGGGCGATCCACCAGCAGGAACATCATGTAGTCGGACAGAACCCTGATGGCATGCACATGCTCGGCCGCACCCTCGGCCTTGGCTCTCTGGCTCTTGGCCAGGTAAGCTTCGGTGCCGATGTGCCAGATGATGATGCCCTCCTGGAACTCGACGCCGAGGGAGTGCTTAAGGATGCCTTCTCCATAGAGCCCGCGGAGGTGGAGTGGGTCCTCGCCCCACTTCTTTCTGAGCAAGCCAGTGTTGAACTGTCCCTTGCTATAAAGCCGTCTCATATAGTTCGAGATAGAACGCCTGATATAGACCGGCAGGTCAGCGCTCGCTGAGTAGTGTTTCGTGTTCCACCACTCGCTGGGTCCGAACTTCTTGGCCAGCCTCCCCAGCAGAGGGCTGGTGAACGGCGTGCTAGCAGGGCGAGTGCAGAAGTGCAACATATTGTACTGCCCGATGGTGTATGACCACCTCCGTGATGCGTACCTGCTGCCTCCTCCCATGACAAGCTGGTGAAGTGTCACAACCACACGCCGAAGCCTGTCCCATCTCTCATTGCACAGGGCTCCATACTGTAGCCATTGCCACCTGGTTCTGCTGAGGAACGCAAACGTCCATGAAGACGCCAAGGCGTTCACGAGCGACGTCGTCTCCATGAACACCGCACCACCCATCAAGATGTAGGTTATGGCGATGTCGGCTCTATTATAGCCTTGCTTCGCGGTGAACTGGAACATGAGAAGTGACGCTGCGGCGGTGAGTGGCGAGACGACACGTACGAGGTAGCCCAACAAGGTATGGGCCACGGCCGCCTTGGTGTACAGGACGTCGTACATGAGGGAGAGCTCGATCTCCATCAGCGCCCAGAGCTCCACATTGTGCATCATCTTGGTTGTGTACTCTTCGTGTCCCTCGACGACATCCTTCTCGATCACCGAAGAGTCGACGATGGCGCGCTTGCAGATATGGAACAGCGAGTGCGCTCGTCGCACCAGGAACTCCTCGTCCGACACCTTGTCCTGGGGGTGGAAATGGTTGTGGATGGCTAGTGGTTGCGTCTTGACGGAGACGCCTATGCTCTCCAGGGTGGCGCACTTTAGCGCCCACGTCCTCTCCCCGTACTTGACAACGCCGAGGCCGAACATGAGGAAGGAGGCGAGCCGTAGCAaatccccgccgccgctgcctgggAGGTTCTTCTTGAGGACGTAGGCTGCCCCAAGGACCTGCACAACGAGGATTTGCAGGTGGCGGAGCCAGAGCTGATTGTCCTGGAGCGCATAGGCGGTGATGTTGTCCGGGCCGCCGAGGTGCATCAGGAGGAACGGCGCCCAGAACACCACGAGCTGATGCTCACGCACAGTGCTGCTGAAGGACAGGTGCCCGACAGCATATACGGCGGTGGAGTCGGCCAAGAGGTACGCTAGCCAGAGGAGGAACCTTCGAACGGGCGCATCTTCACGCCGCCGGATCCCAGCAAAGGCGAAGAGAACGAACTGGAGCCCGAGGCTGAGGAGGACCAGGATCTGCATCGACCCATGGTTCCACAGCTCCAGTGCCCCCGCAGCCATGGTACAGCCTGCTCCTGTTTGCACTCCCGCGAACTGCCCTGGAATGAATAGATTTTCACTACTCTATTTCATATGGCATAGTACACGATAGTGTGACAACAGAAACAAACGGATACAAATCTACAAACGATACAAATGCATGCATGGATGATAGTGCATTTTCATGCTCAATGAACAGAGGAATTTCGAGAGTACAATTTATCTAACTCCCAGATGCTTTTTCTTTGGCTACATGCATCAGTTCTAGAAAAAAGATACTACTCATAGTTATACTTATGTAACTAATGCTCCATCAAATGCAGTTCTATTTTTTGGGAACCCCAATCAATTACAAGTGACAAGCCATGATGTATACATACCGGCCGGGCAGGAATAATGTTGCAGCAAGCAGCCCGCAGGTCCGAAGTGAGTCGATGATCTTGTCGCCGAGATGAGATCGCAACCGGCGGCGAAGGGGCAAATTACCGTCACGAAGGTGCAGTGGATCGATGGCGGTACTAACGAGCGGACATGCCAAGTCCATCGGATGCTCGCTGGATCTCCTAGTAGTAACGAGAGGGATAATTTAGGAACCTTCGTGGTTTGTAGCCGTAGATGTAGATGGATGCAACCACATAACCTTGTGCTAAGCTGGCAGGATCCAATATGTTAGGGTACACTTGCAGATTGGACAAAAGTTCCATTTCCAAATGAAGATTAGTTGAGAAAGCTGCCACCCGGTGGGATCTGTTTGGCCATTTGGCCAGAGCCTGCATCATGCCGCTCATCTCTCCATGATCTCTTTCTCTGTATATGCATGTTACTCGTCCTGTTGGACTGCAAGTGGACGCAGGACATCCAAGAGGTTAGGTGCATATATACAACTTGAAAACAGCGGCGGACCCAGGATTTTATGGGTATGCCAAGCACATGTaatttggtaaaaaaatccattcTGGCATCATAAAAGTTAACGTGTATCAAACACAATTTTCCATATGCATTTCTGTAAAATTTATTTTAGCAAATGACATTCAGTATTTCTTAAGGTAACACAGAACACATTTTGGTATCACAACACGGCCATGTCCAAATATTGGCAAATTCCACTAGAGAACTTAATTATGCGTACATCTAAATTTTTATTGCACTTCGTGAAAAATTTGTATATTCCGGGCTTGTTGAAAACAATTGGAACTTTGTATATAGCATTTTGTTTCCATTTTACATTTACATAACACTCCAAACACATAATTGTGTAATTCCTTACCAAAGTTAAAAACAAGAGTTTATTTCTTggctgggtgaacctatgcttgtGTTCGCTTTATAATTTTGAAAATATCTCAACGTAGAAACATATATTATATAACAAAATTAACAAGGACAACTATATACTTGCttcattccaatgaataaggcttacgtttttatcaaaaatctagCCAAGTTTGACCGAACTTTAAGataaatctatcaacaaatatgttaTCCTCGCTACATTCAAACTATATACTCGCATTCATGTGCAGGCTCTATTAATTAGGCCTTATATATGTGATCGATGATTATCTGAAACTATTTTTGTCAATCGGTCTTTGCTCGGGTCTGAACCTGAGGCTTATTAGCTCTAATACAATATTCAGCCAAAAGCCCAAACACATGGAGAAGACGGGCAATATCTTTCAATACAATTTATATAGATGCCTTTAAGGATTACCTTGTTTGCTTATAGCCAGCTTAGAGCAAACATTGTGGATGCCCTTAGTCTGGTGAGTTCAGTTCTGCTGTGGTGGCAGGCCAAATTTACTAGTATCACTTTTTTTCGATAGGGGGACATGGCCCCGCCTCTGTATCAAAATGATACATACGGCCTTTATTATCTTTATTGCAGAAGTTCCAACTCAACGTTACAAAGATTCAGACTTATTACAAAATCACGGATCCGAAAGGATAGCAATGTGGATTAACCACCTAAAAAGAGGTAAAAGGAAACAACGCCAACTCCTCAGCATGTAAGTCTTCTATCAAGCTGCCAGTCTCACCGGCTGAATAAATCCTGAGCAACCATTTCCAAATAGCTGCACCCAAAATCCATATCACTGATTCTGATTCTAGAACAAGACCGGCCATGCAATTGCGGGCAGAGACTTTACTTTAATTTGATTTTATTTCTTCTTGTTTTCCACATTTCTATCACTAACCTTCCTAACATAAAATTTGGATGTTCAAAATTTAATACAGGTTAAGTTACAAACCATCTGGTTCTCTCTTTCCATTTCCAATACATTTCAAGACTCAATACTACTTCAGTTCAGTTGCAAAATCGCAGCATACAAGTTAGTTTCTTCAACTAGGGTTGCAAACTGAGTCAAGTTCAGCTAATTAGGCTAGACATAGCACTCGTATTAGCATTCGAGCGAGATTAGAATAAGTTGAGTTAAAGGTCAAGCTATAAAATTTTGTTCGTAACCAGCTTTAACGATCTTGAGCTAGTTTCGATCTATCCAAGCCAATAAAATTTTCTAATTCTAAGGCAATTTCGTCATCCCAGCTTACACCGTATAAACAGCATAAAAAATATTTTTCGAACAAAATAGGGATTATATTAATTTGGTCATAGTATCTTAGTTTATTTTCTCTTCACCGAATAACTTTGGCAAAAAAATACGCTTAATCAACTTACTACATGTGATTGCTTATAGGTGGAAGAAACTTTTCCTCCACAACATATAGGTAACAAATATACAccattatcatttttttttgtattgagCTTAAGTCGATCTCGAGCCGCTCGCGAGTCTCAAGCTCAACGTTAATATCAGTCTTGACGTTATACCTACTCCCATTTTATCTTGG includes these proteins:
- the LOC124673397 gene encoding uncharacterized protein LOC124673397; the encoded protein is MAAGALELWNHGSMQILVLLSLGLQFVLFAFAGIRRREDAPVRRFLLWLAYLLADSTAVYAVGHLSFSSTVREHQLVVFWAPFLLMHLGGPDNITAYALQDNQLWLRHLQILVVQVLGAAYVLKKNLPGSGGGDLLRLASFLMFGLGVVKYGERTWALKCATLESIGVSVKTQPLAIHNHFHPQDKVSDEEFLVRRAHSLFHICKRAIVDSSVIEKDVVEGHEEYTTKMMHNVELWALMEIELSLMYDVLYTKAAVAHTLLGYLVRVVSPLTAAASLLMFQFTAKQGYNRADIAITYILMGGAVFMETTSLVNALASSWTFAFLSRTRWQWLQYGALCNERWDRLRRVVVTLHQLVMGGGSRYASRRWSYTIGQYNMLHFCTRPASTPFTSPLLGRLAKKFGPSEWWNTKHYSASADLPVYIRRSISNYMRRLYSKGQFNTGLLRKKWGEDPLHLRGLYGEGILKHSLGVEFQEGIIIWHIGTEAYLAKSQRAKAEGAAEHVHAIRVLSDYMMFLLVDRPYMLPGQPQKRIYQRICEKLVAMRSLNSKYDLRNGMVRNLFRLRDPPNSKTSRVDEREELANILYNEYENHEFSHTAPRLIHAARLAKELLEKERGGMPDTLDLVLEVWMDILVYAGNKCSRNSHAQKLNSGGEMTTILWLMAEHLYQASL